A DNA window from Drosophila biarmipes strain raj3 chromosome 2R, RU_DBia_V1.1, whole genome shotgun sequence contains the following coding sequences:
- the LOC108026712 gene encoding serine/threonine-protein kinase Genghis Khan isoform X1 has product MEYESSEISDITTGSCKKRLTFLKYILSDTTNDQKWAAEFGEDTEGHQFSLDYLLDTFIVLYDECSNSSLRREKGVSDFLKLSKPFVHIVRKLRLSRDDFDILKIIGRGAFGEVCVVQMISTEKVYAMKILNKWEMLKRAETACFREERDVLVFGDRQWITNLHYAFQDNINLYLVMDYYCGGDLLTLLSKFEDKLPEDMAKFYITEMILAINSIHQIRYVHRDIKPDNVLLDKRGHVRLADFGSCLRLDKDGTVQSNVAVGTPDYISPEILRAMEDGKGRYGTECDWWSLGVCMYEMLYGETPFYAESLVETYGKIMNHQNCFNLPSQETINYKVSETSQDLLCKLICIPENRLGQNGIQDFMDHPWFVGIDWKNIRQGPAPYVPEVSSPTDTSNFDVDDNDVRLTDSIPPSANPAFSGFHLPFIGFTFSLSSGSTLDSKKNHSSGFGDDTLDTVSSPQQAILPSNNSEASVDSVQEKQVKALNEQLAAFKQEKLELAKQHNEIFERLKTQEAELQDAISQRNIAMMEYSEVTEKLSELRNQKQKLSRQVRDKEEELDGAMQKNDSLRNELRKSDKTRRELELHIEDAVIEAAKEKKLREHAEDCCRQLQMELRKDSSSVDTTLPLSISSEMSSYEIERLELQFSEKLSQQQMRHNMELETLREQFSELETSNLELTKELQQTQERLKYTQLETITDSAETLLELKKQHDLEKTSWFEEKQRLSSEVNLKSKSLKELQAEDDEIFKELRTKREAITLWERQMAEIIQWVSDEKDARGYLQALATKMTEELEYLKHVGTFNNNGVDNKNWRNRRSQKLDKMELLNLQSALQREIQAKAMISDELSQTRSDLISTQKEVRDYKKRYDSILHDFQKKETELRDLQKGGLEYSESFLNKSSHHGLSSAFFRDMSKNSETIDSAESFGNESGDNFIGTPNFFQSGNSGMLFNYEPKYSGKNSKEHSAMKEVSNSDLSREESDLLVKESQKKVPGNTAIHQFLVRTFSSPTKCNHCTSLMVGLTRQGVVCEICGFACHTICCQKVPTTCPVPMDQTKRPLGIDPTRGIGTAYEGYVKVPKSGVIKRGWIRQFVVVCDFKLFLYDISPDRCALPSVSVSQVLDMRDPEFSVGSVRESDVIHAAKKDVPCIFKIKTALIDGGLSLNTLMLADNESEKSKWVIALGELHRILKRNSLPNTAIFKVNEILDNTLSLIRNALCSVIIYPNQILLGTEDGLFYINLDQYEIARIGESKKILQLWYIEEEQILVILCGKQRNLRLLPIRALEASDVEWIKVVESKNCISACTGIIRRFPNIVYSFIIALKRPNNHTQIVVYEINRTRTRHQKTCEFTIGYMAQHLQILSDMRLVVAHQSGFTAYFLRGEATAMSLVHPENQLCAFLNYSGVDAVRVIEILCPSGGNFGEYLLVFQTLAIYVDLQGRKSRDREIMYPAFPTYITFCDGHLLVFSDTHLDIFNTQTAEWVQSIGLKQSLPLNNLGNVVLSSVNDTPLIVYLSNIHTKGLLQYRDGNRKGLPSIKRRFSIREINKTIKSDRRSKMISAPTNFNHISHMGPGDGIQNQRLLDLPTTLETADQACSPIIHSLSSIPQTRKSNFLEQVDANSDDYGNDNIISRTPSPMASSFMDGLSNNE; this is encoded by the exons ATGGAATACGAATCTTCCGAAATCAGTG ATATTACCACGGGAAGCTGTAAAAAAAGGCTTAcgtttctaaaatatattctaaGTGACACGACAAACGATCAAAAATGGGCAGCCGAGTTCGGCGAGGACACGGAAGGGCATCAGTTTTCGTTGGACTACCTGCTGGACACCTTCATCGTGCTCTATGACGAATGCAGTAACTCCTCCCTGCGCAGAGAGAAGGGTGTCTCCGATTTCCTCAAACTAT CCAAACCATTCGTGCATATTGTGCGAAAACTGCGACTAAGTCGGGATGACTTTGATATACTCAAAATCATCGGGCGCGGTGCCTTTGGAGAAGTCTGCGTGGTTCAAATGATATCCACCGAAAAGGTGTATGCCATGAAGATCCTGAACAAGTGGGAGATGCTGAAAAGGGCTGAGACTGCCTGCTTTCGCGAGGAGCGGGACGTTCTGGTGTTTGGCGACCGACAATGGATCACCAACCTACACTATGCCTTTCAAGACAATATTAATCTG TATCTTGTAATGGACTATTATTGCGGCGGAGACCTGCTCACGCTGCTAAGTAAGTTCGAGGACAAGCTGCCCGAGGACATGGCCAAGTTCTACATCACAGAGATGATCCTGGCCATCAACAGTATTCACCAGATTAGATACGTTCACAGGGATATTAAGCCCGATAATGTCCTGCTCGATAAACGCGGTCATGTGCGGCTGGCCGACTTCGGATCCTGCCTGCGGCTGGATAAGGATGGCACTGTTCAGTCCAACGTGGCTGTGGGCACGCCAGACTACATTTCCCCGGAAATATTGCGGGCCATGGAGGACGGAAAGGGGCGGTACGGAACGGAGTGTGATTGGTGGTCCCTCGGAGTGTGCATGTACGAAATGCTGTACGGGGAGACGCCTTTCTATGCCGAAAGTTTGGTGGAAACATACGGCAAAATCATGAATCACCAAAACTGCTTCAATTTACCGTCACAAGAAACTATCAATTACAAAGTGTCGGAGACATCGCAAGACTTGCTCTGCAAACTCATATGTATACCCGAGAACAGACTTGGCCAGAACGGCATCCAAGACTTCATGGATCACCCCTGGTTTGTGGGGATCGACTGGAAAAACATAAGGCAGGGGCCAGCACCATATGTGCCGGAAGTGTCGAGTCCCACGGACACTTCCAACTTTGATGTGGACGACAACGACGTGCGGTTAACGGACTCCATTCCTCCGTCCGCCAATCCCGCCTTCTCTGGATTCCACTTACCATTCATAGGGTTTACGTTCTCCCTGAGCAGCGGCTCCACCTTGGACTCGAAGAAGAATCATAGCTCGGGCTTCGGGGATGATACCTTGGATACAGTAAGCAGTCCGCAACAGGCCATCCTGCCAAGTAACAATTCAGAGGCGTCGGTGGACTCCGTTCAGGAGAAGCAGGTGAAAGCCCTAAACGAACAGCTTGCGGCTTTCAAGCAGGAAAAGCTCGAATTAGCGAAGCAACACAATGAGATTTTCGAAAGGCTCAAAACTCAAGAGGCGGAACTTCAGGACGCCATTTCCCAGCGAAACATCGCCATGATGGAGTATTCGGAAGTCACAGAGAAACTCTCGGAGCTGCGTAACCAGAAGCAGAAGCTCTCCCGACAAGTGAGGGacaaggaggaggagctcGATGGAGCCATGCAGAAGAACGACAGCCTGCGGAACGAACTGCGCAAGTCGGACAAGACGCGGCGGGAATTGGAACTGCACATCGAGGACGCCGTCATCGAGGCTGCCAAGGAGAAGAAGCTGCGGGAGCATGCAGAGGATTGCTGCAGGCAGCTGCAGATGGAGCTGCGAAAGGACTCCTCGAGTGTGGACACAACTCTGCCATTAAGCATTTCCTCGGAGATGTCGTCGTACGAGATCGAAAGGCTGGAGCTGCAGTTCTCGGAAAAGCTAAGTCAACAGCAGATGCGTCACAATATGGAGTTGGAAACGCTGCGCGAGCAGTTCAGCGAGTTGGAGACTTCAAATTTGGAGCTCACCAAGGAGTTGCAGCAAACGCAAGAAAGGCTAAAGTACACTCAGTTGGAAACGATTACCGATTCGGCCGAAACGCTCTTGGAATTGAAGAAGCAGCATGATCTGGAAAAGACTTCGTGGTTCGAGGAGAAGCAGAGGCTAAGCTCGGAGGTGAATCTCAAGTCGAAAAGTCTGAAGGAACTGCAAGCCGAGGACGACGAGATCTTCAAGGAACTGCGTACGAAACGGGAGGCCATTACATTGTGGGAACGTCAAATGGCAGAGATCATTCAATGGGTGTCCGACGAAAAGGATGCGCGTGGATACTTGCAGGCTTTGGCCACCAAAATGACCGAGGAGTTGGAGTATCTGAAGCATGTGGGAACCTTCAACAACAACGGCGTAGACAATAAAAACTGGCGGAACCGCCGCTCCCAGAAGCTGGACAAGATGGAGCTGCTTAATCTGCAGAGTGCGCTGCAGAGAGAGATCCAGGCCAAGGCAATGATTTCAGATGAGCTGAGTCAGACCAGATCGGACCTCATATCCACGCAGAAAGAAGTGCGGGACTACAAGAAACGCTATGATTCCATCTTGCATGATTTTCAGAAGAAGGAAACCGAGCTGCGGGACTTGCAGAAGGGAGGCTTGGAATATTCAGAGTCGTTCCTCAATAAATCCTCGCATCACGGCCTGAGTAGCGCATTCTTCCGCGACATGTCAAAGAATTCCGAGACTATAGATTCCGCTGAGAGCTTCGGCAACGAGTCCGGCGACAATTTCATCGGCACTCCCAACTTCTTCCAGTCCGGCAATTCGGGCATGCTCTTCAACTACGAGCCAAAGTATTCGGGTAAAAACAGCAAGGAACACTCAGCCATGAAGGAGGTCTCGAACAGTGATTTGTCCCGCGAGGAGAGTGACCTGCTGGTCAAGGAATCTCAGAAGAAAGTGCCCGGCAACACAGCGATTCACCAGTTCCTGGTGCGCACCTTCAGCAGCCCCACGAAATGCAATCACTGCACTTCGCTGATGGTTGGACTTACGCGGCAGGGAGTTGTATGTGAAATCTGCGGATTCGCTTGCCATACGATCTGCTGCCAGAAGGTCCCAACAACATGTCCTGTGCCCATGGATCAGACGAAGCGGCCGCTGGGCATCGATCCGACCAGGGGAATTGGCACGGCCTACGAGGGTTACGTAAAGGTCCCCAAATCGGGAGTGATTAAGCGCGGATGGATCCGGCAGTTTGTTGTCGTTTGCGACTTCAAGTTGTTCCTCTACGACATTTCGCCCGACCGTTGTGCGCTGCCCAGCGTCAGTGTGTCCCAAGTGCTGGATATGAGGGATCCGGAATTCTCGGTTGGAAGTGTGCGGGAGAGCGACGTCATTCATGCCGCCAAGAAAGATGTGCCATGTATTTTCAAG ATAAAAACCGCCCTTATTGACGGCGGCCTCTCGTTGAACACGCTTATGCTGGCCGACAACGAATCGGAAAAGTCCAAGTGGGTCATTGCCCTGGGCGAACTACATCGAATATTGAAACGAAACAGCTTACCAAATACTGCTATATTTAAAGTTAATGAGATTCTGGACAATACCTTGTCTTTAATAAGAAACGCTTTGTGTTCTGTCATCATATATCCAAATCAAATTTTGCTGGGGACCGAAGACGGCCTGTTCTACATTAATTTAGACCAGTACG AAATCGCTCGTATTGGAGAAAGCAAGAAGATTCTTCAGCTCTGGTACATTGAAGAGGAGCAGATTCTCGTAATCCTTTGCGGGAAGCAACGCAATTTGCGTTTATTACCCATTAGGGCATTAGAGGCTAGTGATGTCGAGTGGATCAAGGTGGTCGAATCGAAGAACTGCATTTCTGCTTGCACTGGAATTATACGCCGTTTCCCCAACATCGTATATTCATTCATCATCGCGCTGAAGCGGCCCAATAACCACACACAAATCGTAGTCTACGAGATCAATAGAACGCGCACAAGGCATCAGAAGACTTGCGAATTCACCATCGGCTATATGGCGCAGCACCTGCAGATACTGTCCGATATGCGATTAGTTGTAGCTCACCAAAGTGGATTTACAGCCTACTTTCTGCGGGGAGAAGCCACTGCTATGT CTTTGGTCCACCCGGAAAACCAGTTGTGTGCATTTTTGAATTACTCCGGAGTTGATGCGGTCAGGGTTATCGAAATCCTGTGCCCCAGTGGCGGCAACTTTGGGGAGTACCTTCTGGTGTTCCAAACTCTGGCCATATACGTGGACCTCCAGGGGAGGAAGTCTCGTGATAGGGAAATAATGTATCCAGCCTTTCCCACGTATATAA CCTTTTGTGATGGCCATTTGCTGGTGTTTTCGGATACACATTTGGATATCTTCAATACACAGACCGCTGAATGGGTGCAATCGATTGGTCTGAAGCAATCGCTTCCCCTAAACAACCTGGGAAATGTTGTGTTGTCCTCGGTCAATGACACCCCACTGATTGTTTACCTATCCAATATTCACACAA AGGGCCTTTTGCAATATCGTGACGGAAATCGGAAGGGACTTCCGAGCATAAAGCGGAGATTCTCCATTAGAGAGATAAACAAGACCATCAAAAG TGATCGTAGATCAAAGATGATATCAGCACCGACTAATTTCAACCACATTTCTCATATGGGGCCGGGGGATGGCATTCAAAATCAACGACTCCTAGACTTACCAACAACGCTCGAAACAGCCGATCAAGCCTGCAGTCCAATAATACATTCGCTGAGTTCCATACCCCAGACTAGGAAATCAAATTTTCTAGAACAAG TGGATGCAAACTCCGATGACTACGGCAACGATAATATAATCTCTAGAACCCCCAGTCCAATGGCATCGTCCTTTATGGACGGCTTAAGCAATAACGAATAA
- the LOC108026712 gene encoding serine/threonine-protein kinase Genghis Khan isoform X2, protein MEYESSEINITTGSCKKRLTFLKYILSDTTNDQKWAAEFGEDTEGHQFSLDYLLDTFIVLYDECSNSSLRREKGVSDFLKLSKPFVHIVRKLRLSRDDFDILKIIGRGAFGEVCVVQMISTEKVYAMKILNKWEMLKRAETACFREERDVLVFGDRQWITNLHYAFQDNINLYLVMDYYCGGDLLTLLSKFEDKLPEDMAKFYITEMILAINSIHQIRYVHRDIKPDNVLLDKRGHVRLADFGSCLRLDKDGTVQSNVAVGTPDYISPEILRAMEDGKGRYGTECDWWSLGVCMYEMLYGETPFYAESLVETYGKIMNHQNCFNLPSQETINYKVSETSQDLLCKLICIPENRLGQNGIQDFMDHPWFVGIDWKNIRQGPAPYVPEVSSPTDTSNFDVDDNDVRLTDSIPPSANPAFSGFHLPFIGFTFSLSSGSTLDSKKNHSSGFGDDTLDTVSSPQQAILPSNNSEASVDSVQEKQVKALNEQLAAFKQEKLELAKQHNEIFERLKTQEAELQDAISQRNIAMMEYSEVTEKLSELRNQKQKLSRQVRDKEEELDGAMQKNDSLRNELRKSDKTRRELELHIEDAVIEAAKEKKLREHAEDCCRQLQMELRKDSSSVDTTLPLSISSEMSSYEIERLELQFSEKLSQQQMRHNMELETLREQFSELETSNLELTKELQQTQERLKYTQLETITDSAETLLELKKQHDLEKTSWFEEKQRLSSEVNLKSKSLKELQAEDDEIFKELRTKREAITLWERQMAEIIQWVSDEKDARGYLQALATKMTEELEYLKHVGTFNNNGVDNKNWRNRRSQKLDKMELLNLQSALQREIQAKAMISDELSQTRSDLISTQKEVRDYKKRYDSILHDFQKKETELRDLQKGGLEYSESFLNKSSHHGLSSAFFRDMSKNSETIDSAESFGNESGDNFIGTPNFFQSGNSGMLFNYEPKYSGKNSKEHSAMKEVSNSDLSREESDLLVKESQKKVPGNTAIHQFLVRTFSSPTKCNHCTSLMVGLTRQGVVCEICGFACHTICCQKVPTTCPVPMDQTKRPLGIDPTRGIGTAYEGYVKVPKSGVIKRGWIRQFVVVCDFKLFLYDISPDRCALPSVSVSQVLDMRDPEFSVGSVRESDVIHAAKKDVPCIFKIKTALIDGGLSLNTLMLADNESEKSKWVIALGELHRILKRNSLPNTAIFKVNEILDNTLSLIRNALCSVIIYPNQILLGTEDGLFYINLDQYEIARIGESKKILQLWYIEEEQILVILCGKQRNLRLLPIRALEASDVEWIKVVESKNCISACTGIIRRFPNIVYSFIIALKRPNNHTQIVVYEINRTRTRHQKTCEFTIGYMAQHLQILSDMRLVVAHQSGFTAYFLRGEATAMSLVHPENQLCAFLNYSGVDAVRVIEILCPSGGNFGEYLLVFQTLAIYVDLQGRKSRDREIMYPAFPTYITFCDGHLLVFSDTHLDIFNTQTAEWVQSIGLKQSLPLNNLGNVVLSSVNDTPLIVYLSNIHTKGLLQYRDGNRKGLPSIKRRFSIREINKTIKSDRRSKMISAPTNFNHISHMGPGDGIQNQRLLDLPTTLETADQACSPIIHSLSSIPQTRKSNFLEQVDANSDDYGNDNIISRTPSPMASSFMDGLSNNE, encoded by the exons ATGGAATACGAATCTTCCGAAATCA ATATTACCACGGGAAGCTGTAAAAAAAGGCTTAcgtttctaaaatatattctaaGTGACACGACAAACGATCAAAAATGGGCAGCCGAGTTCGGCGAGGACACGGAAGGGCATCAGTTTTCGTTGGACTACCTGCTGGACACCTTCATCGTGCTCTATGACGAATGCAGTAACTCCTCCCTGCGCAGAGAGAAGGGTGTCTCCGATTTCCTCAAACTAT CCAAACCATTCGTGCATATTGTGCGAAAACTGCGACTAAGTCGGGATGACTTTGATATACTCAAAATCATCGGGCGCGGTGCCTTTGGAGAAGTCTGCGTGGTTCAAATGATATCCACCGAAAAGGTGTATGCCATGAAGATCCTGAACAAGTGGGAGATGCTGAAAAGGGCTGAGACTGCCTGCTTTCGCGAGGAGCGGGACGTTCTGGTGTTTGGCGACCGACAATGGATCACCAACCTACACTATGCCTTTCAAGACAATATTAATCTG TATCTTGTAATGGACTATTATTGCGGCGGAGACCTGCTCACGCTGCTAAGTAAGTTCGAGGACAAGCTGCCCGAGGACATGGCCAAGTTCTACATCACAGAGATGATCCTGGCCATCAACAGTATTCACCAGATTAGATACGTTCACAGGGATATTAAGCCCGATAATGTCCTGCTCGATAAACGCGGTCATGTGCGGCTGGCCGACTTCGGATCCTGCCTGCGGCTGGATAAGGATGGCACTGTTCAGTCCAACGTGGCTGTGGGCACGCCAGACTACATTTCCCCGGAAATATTGCGGGCCATGGAGGACGGAAAGGGGCGGTACGGAACGGAGTGTGATTGGTGGTCCCTCGGAGTGTGCATGTACGAAATGCTGTACGGGGAGACGCCTTTCTATGCCGAAAGTTTGGTGGAAACATACGGCAAAATCATGAATCACCAAAACTGCTTCAATTTACCGTCACAAGAAACTATCAATTACAAAGTGTCGGAGACATCGCAAGACTTGCTCTGCAAACTCATATGTATACCCGAGAACAGACTTGGCCAGAACGGCATCCAAGACTTCATGGATCACCCCTGGTTTGTGGGGATCGACTGGAAAAACATAAGGCAGGGGCCAGCACCATATGTGCCGGAAGTGTCGAGTCCCACGGACACTTCCAACTTTGATGTGGACGACAACGACGTGCGGTTAACGGACTCCATTCCTCCGTCCGCCAATCCCGCCTTCTCTGGATTCCACTTACCATTCATAGGGTTTACGTTCTCCCTGAGCAGCGGCTCCACCTTGGACTCGAAGAAGAATCATAGCTCGGGCTTCGGGGATGATACCTTGGATACAGTAAGCAGTCCGCAACAGGCCATCCTGCCAAGTAACAATTCAGAGGCGTCGGTGGACTCCGTTCAGGAGAAGCAGGTGAAAGCCCTAAACGAACAGCTTGCGGCTTTCAAGCAGGAAAAGCTCGAATTAGCGAAGCAACACAATGAGATTTTCGAAAGGCTCAAAACTCAAGAGGCGGAACTTCAGGACGCCATTTCCCAGCGAAACATCGCCATGATGGAGTATTCGGAAGTCACAGAGAAACTCTCGGAGCTGCGTAACCAGAAGCAGAAGCTCTCCCGACAAGTGAGGGacaaggaggaggagctcGATGGAGCCATGCAGAAGAACGACAGCCTGCGGAACGAACTGCGCAAGTCGGACAAGACGCGGCGGGAATTGGAACTGCACATCGAGGACGCCGTCATCGAGGCTGCCAAGGAGAAGAAGCTGCGGGAGCATGCAGAGGATTGCTGCAGGCAGCTGCAGATGGAGCTGCGAAAGGACTCCTCGAGTGTGGACACAACTCTGCCATTAAGCATTTCCTCGGAGATGTCGTCGTACGAGATCGAAAGGCTGGAGCTGCAGTTCTCGGAAAAGCTAAGTCAACAGCAGATGCGTCACAATATGGAGTTGGAAACGCTGCGCGAGCAGTTCAGCGAGTTGGAGACTTCAAATTTGGAGCTCACCAAGGAGTTGCAGCAAACGCAAGAAAGGCTAAAGTACACTCAGTTGGAAACGATTACCGATTCGGCCGAAACGCTCTTGGAATTGAAGAAGCAGCATGATCTGGAAAAGACTTCGTGGTTCGAGGAGAAGCAGAGGCTAAGCTCGGAGGTGAATCTCAAGTCGAAAAGTCTGAAGGAACTGCAAGCCGAGGACGACGAGATCTTCAAGGAACTGCGTACGAAACGGGAGGCCATTACATTGTGGGAACGTCAAATGGCAGAGATCATTCAATGGGTGTCCGACGAAAAGGATGCGCGTGGATACTTGCAGGCTTTGGCCACCAAAATGACCGAGGAGTTGGAGTATCTGAAGCATGTGGGAACCTTCAACAACAACGGCGTAGACAATAAAAACTGGCGGAACCGCCGCTCCCAGAAGCTGGACAAGATGGAGCTGCTTAATCTGCAGAGTGCGCTGCAGAGAGAGATCCAGGCCAAGGCAATGATTTCAGATGAGCTGAGTCAGACCAGATCGGACCTCATATCCACGCAGAAAGAAGTGCGGGACTACAAGAAACGCTATGATTCCATCTTGCATGATTTTCAGAAGAAGGAAACCGAGCTGCGGGACTTGCAGAAGGGAGGCTTGGAATATTCAGAGTCGTTCCTCAATAAATCCTCGCATCACGGCCTGAGTAGCGCATTCTTCCGCGACATGTCAAAGAATTCCGAGACTATAGATTCCGCTGAGAGCTTCGGCAACGAGTCCGGCGACAATTTCATCGGCACTCCCAACTTCTTCCAGTCCGGCAATTCGGGCATGCTCTTCAACTACGAGCCAAAGTATTCGGGTAAAAACAGCAAGGAACACTCAGCCATGAAGGAGGTCTCGAACAGTGATTTGTCCCGCGAGGAGAGTGACCTGCTGGTCAAGGAATCTCAGAAGAAAGTGCCCGGCAACACAGCGATTCACCAGTTCCTGGTGCGCACCTTCAGCAGCCCCACGAAATGCAATCACTGCACTTCGCTGATGGTTGGACTTACGCGGCAGGGAGTTGTATGTGAAATCTGCGGATTCGCTTGCCATACGATCTGCTGCCAGAAGGTCCCAACAACATGTCCTGTGCCCATGGATCAGACGAAGCGGCCGCTGGGCATCGATCCGACCAGGGGAATTGGCACGGCCTACGAGGGTTACGTAAAGGTCCCCAAATCGGGAGTGATTAAGCGCGGATGGATCCGGCAGTTTGTTGTCGTTTGCGACTTCAAGTTGTTCCTCTACGACATTTCGCCCGACCGTTGTGCGCTGCCCAGCGTCAGTGTGTCCCAAGTGCTGGATATGAGGGATCCGGAATTCTCGGTTGGAAGTGTGCGGGAGAGCGACGTCATTCATGCCGCCAAGAAAGATGTGCCATGTATTTTCAAG ATAAAAACCGCCCTTATTGACGGCGGCCTCTCGTTGAACACGCTTATGCTGGCCGACAACGAATCGGAAAAGTCCAAGTGGGTCATTGCCCTGGGCGAACTACATCGAATATTGAAACGAAACAGCTTACCAAATACTGCTATATTTAAAGTTAATGAGATTCTGGACAATACCTTGTCTTTAATAAGAAACGCTTTGTGTTCTGTCATCATATATCCAAATCAAATTTTGCTGGGGACCGAAGACGGCCTGTTCTACATTAATTTAGACCAGTACG AAATCGCTCGTATTGGAGAAAGCAAGAAGATTCTTCAGCTCTGGTACATTGAAGAGGAGCAGATTCTCGTAATCCTTTGCGGGAAGCAACGCAATTTGCGTTTATTACCCATTAGGGCATTAGAGGCTAGTGATGTCGAGTGGATCAAGGTGGTCGAATCGAAGAACTGCATTTCTGCTTGCACTGGAATTATACGCCGTTTCCCCAACATCGTATATTCATTCATCATCGCGCTGAAGCGGCCCAATAACCACACACAAATCGTAGTCTACGAGATCAATAGAACGCGCACAAGGCATCAGAAGACTTGCGAATTCACCATCGGCTATATGGCGCAGCACCTGCAGATACTGTCCGATATGCGATTAGTTGTAGCTCACCAAAGTGGATTTACAGCCTACTTTCTGCGGGGAGAAGCCACTGCTATGT CTTTGGTCCACCCGGAAAACCAGTTGTGTGCATTTTTGAATTACTCCGGAGTTGATGCGGTCAGGGTTATCGAAATCCTGTGCCCCAGTGGCGGCAACTTTGGGGAGTACCTTCTGGTGTTCCAAACTCTGGCCATATACGTGGACCTCCAGGGGAGGAAGTCTCGTGATAGGGAAATAATGTATCCAGCCTTTCCCACGTATATAA CCTTTTGTGATGGCCATTTGCTGGTGTTTTCGGATACACATTTGGATATCTTCAATACACAGACCGCTGAATGGGTGCAATCGATTGGTCTGAAGCAATCGCTTCCCCTAAACAACCTGGGAAATGTTGTGTTGTCCTCGGTCAATGACACCCCACTGATTGTTTACCTATCCAATATTCACACAA AGGGCCTTTTGCAATATCGTGACGGAAATCGGAAGGGACTTCCGAGCATAAAGCGGAGATTCTCCATTAGAGAGATAAACAAGACCATCAAAAG TGATCGTAGATCAAAGATGATATCAGCACCGACTAATTTCAACCACATTTCTCATATGGGGCCGGGGGATGGCATTCAAAATCAACGACTCCTAGACTTACCAACAACGCTCGAAACAGCCGATCAAGCCTGCAGTCCAATAATACATTCGCTGAGTTCCATACCCCAGACTAGGAAATCAAATTTTCTAGAACAAG TGGATGCAAACTCCGATGACTACGGCAACGATAATATAATCTCTAGAACCCCCAGTCCAATGGCATCGTCCTTTATGGACGGCTTAAGCAATAACGAATAA